In Phormidium yuhuli AB48, one genomic interval encodes:
- a CDS encoding DUF7734 family protein: MSAIARLEQYTIKRPDEVLRVLASWDDETDEILIFKGFSSSLMRPTASDPDVPIIPEQARLDQIDRLHSPYLPDEPRYIEQGLTWETMQPYLQELGV, encoded by the coding sequence ATGAGTGCGATCGCCCGGTTAGAACAATACACCATCAAACGGCCCGACGAAGTGTTACGAGTCTTGGCAAGTTGGGACGATGAAACCGATGAAATCCTGATTTTCAAGGGGTTTTCCAGTTCCCTGATGCGCCCAACGGCCAGTGACCCGGACGTGCCGATTATACCGGAACAGGCCCGATTGGATCAGATTGATCGCCTCCATAGCCCCTATCTCCCGGATGAGCCTCGCTATATTGAACAGGGGCTAACCTGGGAGACGATGCAACCCTATCTACAAGAGCTGGGGGTCTAG
- a CDS encoding VWA domain-containing protein has translation MLENRDYTLIVDRSGSMSEQDQAGGKSRWDVVKNSAIALAEKCDEYDPDGITVYLFSSRFRRYDNVNADKVRQIFEDNNPVGKTALADVLEDALNNYFDRKAAGTSQPNGEIMLVITDGEPDNRKDVIKLLIEASRKIDRDEELGISFIQVGTDPKVREFLKALDDQLTDAGAAFDIVDTITLEDMAGKSLSDVLLNAILD, from the coding sequence ATGTTAGAAAATCGTGACTATACGTTAATTGTTGACCGCAGCGGTAGTATGTCTGAACAAGACCAAGCCGGCGGAAAAAGCCGTTGGGACGTCGTCAAAAATTCGGCGATCGCCCTCGCGGAAAAGTGCGATGAATATGACCCCGATGGAATTACCGTCTATCTGTTTTCCAGTCGCTTTCGTCGCTACGACAATGTCAACGCGGACAAAGTTCGACAAATTTTTGAAGATAACAATCCCGTCGGCAAAACAGCCTTAGCCGACGTGTTAGAGGATGCTCTAAATAACTATTTTGACCGCAAAGCTGCCGGAACCAGTCAACCTAATGGGGAGATTATGCTGGTGATTACCGATGGGGAACCGGATAATCGCAAAGATGTGATTAAACTCCTCATTGAAGCCTCTCGAAAAATTGACCGCGATGAAGAATTGGGAATTTCCTTTATTCAAGTTGGGACTGACCCCAAAGTTCGTGAATTTCTCAAGGCCCTTGATGACCAACTGACGGATGCGGGGGCAGCCTTTGATATTGTCGATACGATTACCCTAGAAGATATGGCGGGTAAATCTTTGTCTGATGTTCTTCTCAACGCTATTTTAGATTAA
- the purU gene encoding formyltetrahydrofolate deformylase, with product MTGATATLLLSCPDQQGLVAKIANFIYANGGNIIHADHHTDFSADLFLSRIEWQLDGFNLPRDIIDRAFAAVGKPLNASWELHFSDERQRLAIWVTKQDHCLLDLLWRQQAKELPAEIPLIMSNHPDLGAIAQQFGIDFYHIPVTKATKAEAEAQQLELLRQYEIDVVVLAKYMQVVSPEFIAQFPKIINIHHSFLPAFPGARPYHRAYERGVKIIGATAHYVTPDLDEGPIIEQDVARVSHRDLTADLIRKGKDLERMVLARAVRSHLQHRVLAYNNRTVVFS from the coding sequence ATGACCGGAGCCACTGCAACGTTACTGTTATCATGCCCTGATCAACAGGGATTAGTTGCCAAAATTGCCAACTTTATTTATGCCAATGGTGGTAACATTATTCATGCTGACCACCATACAGATTTTAGTGCAGACTTGTTTTTAAGTCGCATTGAATGGCAATTAGATGGGTTTAATTTGCCCCGTGATATCATCGATCGCGCCTTTGCGGCGGTGGGTAAACCCCTGAATGCGAGTTGGGAATTGCATTTTTCCGATGAACGTCAACGCTTAGCAATTTGGGTGACGAAACAGGACCATTGTTTACTGGATTTGCTGTGGCGACAACAAGCCAAAGAACTCCCGGCGGAGATTCCTCTGATTATGAGTAATCATCCCGATTTAGGGGCGATCGCCCAACAATTTGGCATTGATTTTTACCATATTCCGGTCACAAAAGCAACTAAAGCTGAGGCAGAAGCCCAACAATTGGAACTGCTACGTCAGTATGAGATTGACGTAGTGGTGTTGGCCAAATATATGCAGGTGGTGAGTCCGGAATTTATTGCCCAATTCCCCAAAATCATCAACATTCACCATTCCTTTTTACCCGCCTTTCCGGGGGCCCGCCCCTATCATCGGGCCTATGAACGGGGGGTGAAGATTATTGGGGCTACGGCCCATTATGTCACCCCTGACCTGGATGAGGGGCCGATTATTGAGCAAGATGTGGCCCGAGTCAGTCACCGTGACTTGACGGCTGACTTAATCCGTAAAGGGAAAGACTTAGAACGGATGGTTTTGGCCCGGGCCGTGCGATCGCACCTCCAGCATCGGGTGTTAGCCTATAACAACCGCACTGTCGTTTTTTCCTAA